Proteins from a single region of Candidatus Scalindua japonica:
- the gpmI gene encoding 2,3-bisphosphoglycerate-independent phosphoglycerate mutase yields the protein MNKSIVLIIRDGWGINPDHDHNAVANAHTPNTDSLLQKYPNTILDASGTAVGLPEGYQGSSEVGHLNIGAGRVVEQEITKITNNIKDGSFFKSAILRKAIKNVLENNSSLHLMGLVQDEGVHAHQDHLFAIMKYAKQQGIIRLYIHFFADGRDTPPKSTIGYIRTLKEKIKEYGIGKISTFMGRYYAMDRGREWRLTTTAYDAITKGQGEKVESVENLEDTIQEIYKTKTPNGKDMFDEYIPPLIIGDYKGVKDGDSIIHFNYRQDRATQLTKAFVEDDYPGERWKKFDIVYCGLTRYYDTFPYNILEPMDDSGEMDNLLSQILSQKGLKQIRISETQKYSHVTSFVNGKRTKPFPGEEQIEIKGTFDPATFADHPEMNAYEVTNEAVKRINSNEFSLMIINLANCDMVGHTGNYDAATKAVEVVDECVGKLVETILSKNKIALITADHGNAEEMIDYKTGIPKTSHTTNPVEFIYVAEDHQNIKLIEKGTLSDIAPTILYLLDIEKPVEMTSNNLISPDKA from the coding sequence ATGAATAAATCAATTGTACTGATAATCAGAGATGGCTGGGGCATAAACCCGGACCATGACCATAACGCTGTAGCAAATGCGCATACACCAAATACAGACTCTCTTCTGCAAAAATATCCAAATACTATACTTGATGCGTCAGGCACCGCAGTGGGTCTTCCGGAAGGCTATCAGGGTTCTTCCGAAGTAGGACACCTTAATATTGGCGCAGGAAGAGTTGTTGAACAGGAAATTACCAAGATAACAAACAATATTAAGGACGGCTCTTTCTTTAAAAGTGCTATCTTGCGGAAGGCCATCAAGAACGTTCTTGAGAATAATTCGTCACTCCACCTGATGGGCCTCGTACAGGATGAAGGTGTACATGCGCACCAGGACCATCTCTTCGCAATTATGAAATACGCGAAGCAGCAAGGCATTATAAGGCTATACATCCATTTCTTCGCGGACGGAAGAGATACCCCCCCAAAAAGCACCATAGGCTATATCCGCACCCTGAAAGAAAAGATAAAAGAGTACGGTATCGGCAAAATCTCCACATTTATGGGAAGATACTACGCTATGGACCGAGGCAGAGAGTGGAGACTCACAACAACCGCATACGATGCAATCACAAAAGGACAGGGAGAAAAAGTAGAGAGTGTGGAAAATCTGGAAGATACGATACAGGAAATTTACAAAACAAAAACTCCAAATGGCAAGGACATGTTTGATGAATATATTCCGCCTCTGATAATTGGAGATTATAAAGGGGTAAAAGATGGAGACTCTATCATACACTTCAACTACAGACAGGACAGGGCTACCCAATTAACAAAAGCATTTGTAGAAGATGATTATCCAGGCGAAAGGTGGAAAAAATTCGACATTGTCTACTGTGGTCTCACAAGGTATTACGACACATTCCCCTATAATATTCTGGAACCGATGGATGACAGCGGAGAGATGGACAATCTGCTCAGTCAAATTCTTAGCCAAAAAGGATTGAAGCAGATACGCATTTCTGAGACCCAGAAATACAGCCATGTAACATCTTTTGTTAACGGTAAACGTACTAAACCATTTCCAGGAGAAGAACAGATAGAGATCAAAGGAACTTTCGACCCTGCCACATTCGCCGATCACCCTGAAATGAATGCCTATGAAGTCACAAATGAGGCTGTTAAGAGAATAAATTCAAACGAATTCAGCCTTATGATCATTAACCTGGCAAACTGTGATATGGTGGGTCATACCGGCAACTATGACGCAGCAACGAAAGCAGTAGAGGTGGTAGACGAATGTGTAGGAAAACTCGTTGAAACTATTTTATCAAAGAACAAAATAGCCCTGATAACAGCAGACCACGGAAACGCGGAAGAGATGATAGACTACAAAACTGGCATACCAAAGACATCACACACTACAAACCCTGTAGAATTCATCTACGTTGCCGAAGACCACCAAAATATAAAACTAATTGAAAAAGGCACTCTCTCAGATATAGCTCCTACGATCCTATACCTGCTAGACATAGAAAAACCCGTAGAAATGACTAGTAATAATTTGATAAGCCCAGATAAAGCATAA